The sequence below is a genomic window from Clostridium sp. BJN0001.
CTGTAAATGGAAGAGGATAATCAAAAAGAACTTGAATAGGATGAAGTATATAAGGATCCAAAAAAAATGTAATAATTCCAAATAAAAAACCTGTAAAACATCCCACATATGGACCATACATAAATGCGATTATTAGTATAGGTACCATACTTCCGAGCGTAATGCTTCCACCTTGTGGAAAATGATATAGTCTTAAAATCTTTAATATTGTTGCGAGAGCTAAAGCTATTCCTATTCTGGTCATAAGCTGAGGTGTAAATTTGGTTTTGTTGACTTTAAGTAGGAGTAATAATATAAGTAAAACGCCTACTAAGGCTATAATAGAAGTAAGATTACTACCTATTTGCGAAAAACCTTGTGGAATATTTGATATTGTTTTAGATATCTGCACTCCCCAGTCACTTAAAATATTCATAAAAAGCCTCCTAAAAAATTATAACTGATATTAAATCAGCA
It includes:
- the thiT gene encoding energy-coupled thiamine transporter ThiT — encoded protein: MNILSDWGVQISKTISNIPQGFSQIGSNLTSIIALVGVLLILLLLLKVNKTKFTPQLMTRIGIALALATILKILRLYHFPQGGSITLGSMVPILIIAFMYGPYVGCFTGFLFGIITFFLDPYILHPIQVLFDYPLPFTALGIAGFFRLKKYRWVGGTLAIVLRFICHFISGVAFFGSFAPEGMSPAIYSLFVNGPFMAVEGIICLVIMSVLPIDRIINNSK